A genomic region of Zalophus californianus isolate mZalCal1 chromosome 11, mZalCal1.pri.v2, whole genome shotgun sequence contains the following coding sequences:
- the CDC42EP2 gene encoding cdc42 effector protein 2, whose translation MSTKVPIYLKRGSRKGKKEKLRDLLSSDMISPPLGDFRHTIHIGSGGGSDMFGDISFLQGKFHLLPGTAVEGPEEDGAFDLPFQFTRTATLCGRELPEGPSPLLKNAISLPVIGGPQALTLPTAQAPPKPPRLHLETPQPSPQPSPQEAGSVDIWRIPEAGSAHNGLTPESGAEEPFLSHASSLLSLHVDLGPSILDDVLQIMDQDLGHMQIPT comes from the coding sequence ATGTCCACCAAGGTGCCCATCTACCTGAAGCGCGGCAGCCGCAAGGGCAAGAAGGAGAAGCTACGGGACCTGCTGTCGTCGGACATGATCAGCCCGCCGCTGGGGGACTTCCGACACACCATCCATATCGGCAGCGGCGGGGGCAGCGACATGTTCGGTGACATCTCCTTCCTGCAGGGCAAGTTTCACCTCCTGCCAGGGACGGCGGTCGAGGGACCTGAGGAGGATGGCGCCTTCGACCTCCCCTTCCAGTTCACCCGCACCGCCACGCTGTGCGGGCGGGAGCTCCCCGAAGGGCCGTCTCCTCTGCTCAAGAATGCCATCTCCCTCCCTGTCATCGGTGGGCCCCAGGCCCTCACCCTGCCCacagcccaggccccacccaaACCCCCTCGCCTGCACCTGGAGACCCCACAGCCTTCCCCACAGCCTTCCCCGCAAGAGGCAGGGAGTGTGGACATCTGGAGAATTCCAGAGGCTGGCTCTGCCCACAACGGGCTGACCCCCGAGTCAGGGGCTGAGGAGCCCTTCCTGTCCCATgccagctccctgctctccctgcacGTGGACCTGGGGCCTTCCATCCTGGATGACGTCCTCCAGATCATGGACCAGGACCTGGGCCACATGCAGATCCCCACGTAG